A window of Trichomycterus rosablanca isolate fTriRos1 chromosome 5, fTriRos1.hap1, whole genome shotgun sequence contains these coding sequences:
- the nin gene encoding ninein isoform X1, producing the protein MDGEGDQTNECEERLREVFRSFDGTGAGSLSPEELVELCSALQLTDTAIDSLQNALFNTPDQLDARVEFEQFRNALIAVFSQPEETLANEEKPQQPDSPEVQPRFVKGTKRYGRRTTPEFSNSFTEVSPTLTLEIEEEEATRSNDRNFSIEEEHWNDEVSSPEEYEAEGQLHLWNPDEPGTPRGSTAPLSDLEERLQSACLQLSLPLHDTATSQQLRTLCQHLGLEVGEDAFQSAGEMSVQEFVTCIQNNNKPPTPSASTPYRQLKRHHSMQPFDEMGRRISSVMSSTIGLRLFSELDDGTGHTAVELLLDTWLEEGVENRSQILKALDFSLDGKVNLNELTAALENELMVTKNSIHQAALASFKAEIRYLLERVDLELGEKEKIRSDLEKVEKLKSQMASEVDEHHSTIERLNHLNLRKLEQEHKERVVALRTEHSKELELVQQHANQKREELEQEINRIKEEETFLRDRLTLTIKENGRLEAELLDGKERLVEAEAQMIKLQRNLDSVLREKFGDLDLSNAEFYQQEERLRQLRNSYEEQCRELKDRIDELQAQLDEFRTLGHPPQTSIMPSLSDELDNEPPGMELDQGLGSEEGQQFNLSLEAEMLLEQLKEQHVREMENICAQLNSTVNECEHKLTEQKTTHAEKWSLLSLQHEQEVKTMRQKVNEAVTRAEDLQEQLDQEKSNIEAHHSAERAELQALYQQQVSSISQEAKVAMDRALQLEDQLRLLEEQVSEVEESRARERDELNRAHAEKLSRLELHYQEILESSLQTERERLQAEWQEAEERLKDERGKEKKHLEQIHEEVLRVQLKEVEQRAEQERIKLENRLRQDWEMEKQNLVEENKKAVQVALDEELAHMQKEQEAVDRRLREQWLQERSLLEAQHRTELNRLQEEEKQERRKIEELEIARGQLQEQHEQEIQARLEGQRATLQAEIETQKRLQEALRKKQGQINAAHREALHELSAKHQEERERLSCMLEKLRTDISEERREAGRLTEENLVLRQKISGLMEEEQRENQQELLLQVEQLQKKKNAAQKMADGYKRQISELRRRGKQLEEDYNALSEQNAKHAQSVDTLQHTLDEVMQQRGAGQLDTDEDFVGSASRTKKLEEEKKLLRAELNRCVEKMAQLRSAETQLAQLLQERQTADKHNQALRTQLIKAQDKVQALDSTLQGLTQQNARFKSDLRITSQERDALKQEVISLHKRLQNVNEKCRLVEKSVSGVAGLQRGKRVWAELSGLMEAEVTLLREENQRLQREIDSARLELSSAREKARQLESLVLSMKQQKQQNQISLAKAAEQERSALKREIDALQTQLHSKLCNSSEEQQEIENLQEQNERLRNKQTVLEAQLMEAQLIAMLPPSPIRLSGELRGQLHADEMNPDINAQEERELALLKMEQRMKEVEFTLRNVKLLLQEKVSQLKDQLKKNNKADVLIKDLYMENSQLLKALEVSEQRQKVAEKKNYLLEEKIFSLNKIVRELRPSPLTPVPYHLTRSYSFTPST; encoded by the exons ATGGATGGAGAGGGTGATCAGACGAATGAGTGTGAGGAGCGTTTAAGGGAAGTGTTTAGGAGTTTTGATGGGACCGGAGCCGGTTCTCTAAGCCCAGAGGAGCTAGTTGAGCTCTGCAGTGCCCTACAGCTAACGGACACAGCGATAGACTCACTTCAGAATGCACTGTTTAATACACCTGACCAACTAGATGCACGG GTTGAATTTGAGCAATTTAGGAACGCTTTGATTGCAGTGTTCTCCCAACCTGAAGAGACGCTAGCGAATGAGGAAAAACCTCAACAACCAG ACTCCCCGGAAGTGCAGCCACGTTTCGTGAAGGGGACGAAGCGTTATGGTCGTCGTACCACACCGGAGTTCTCGAACTCCTTCACAGAAGTTTCTCCCACGCTGACTTTGGAAATAGAGGAGGAAGAAGCTACAAGAAGCAATGATAGGAACTTTTCCATCGAGGAGGAG CACTGGAATGATGAGGTCAGCAGTCCTGAGGAGTACGAGGCCGAGG GTCAGCTGCACCTGTGGAATCCCGATGAACCCGGTACACCACGTGGCAGCACTGCGCCCCTCAGTGACCTGGAGGAGAGACTGCAGAGTGCCTGCCTGCAGCTCTCACTGCCACTGCACGACACAGCTACTTCACAACAATTACGCACCCTGTGTCAGCACCTCGGCCTGGAG GTAGGAGAAGATGCCTTCCAGTCTGCAGGTGAGATGAGCGTCCAGGAGTTTGTGACCTGCATCCAAAACAACAACAAGCCACCTACACCCTCTGCATCCACCCCCTACAGACAACTGAAAAGGCATCACTCTATGCag CCGTTTGATGAGATGGGTCGCAGGATCTCATCTGTGATGAGCAGTACAATCGGACTACGTCTGTTCTCTGAACTGGATGATGGAACAGGACACACAGCTGTAGAGCTGCTTCTGGATACCTGGCTGGAGGAGGGAGTAGAGAACCGATCCCAGATCCTAAAG gCTCTAGATTTCAGTCTTGATGGGAAGGTGAATCTAAACGAACTGACTGCAGCTTTGGAAAACGAGCTGATGGTCACAAAGAACTCCATCCATCAAGCAGCACTGGCTAGCTTTAAAGCCGAGATCAGATATCTCCT TGAGCGTGTGGATCTGGAGCTCGGGGAGAAAGAGAAAATCCGCTCTGATCTGGAGAAAGTTGAGAAGCTCAAAAGCCAGATGGCCTCAGAGGTGGATGAACATCACTCCACCATCGAACGCCTCAACCATCTTAACCTGCG GAAGTTGGAGCAGGAACATAAGGAACGTGTGGTTGCTCTGAGGACTGAGCATAGCAAAGAGCTGGAGCTTGTGCAACAACATGCTAATCAAAAGAGAGAGGAGCTAGAACAGGAAATCAATAGGATCAAAGAGGAAGAGACCTTCCTCAGAGATCGTCTTACTCTCACCATTAAA GAGAATGGACGTCTGGAAGCAGAGCTGCTGGACGGTAAAGAACGGTTGGTGGAAGCAGAGGCCCAGATGATTAAACTGCAGAGAAACCTGGACAGTGTGCTTCGGGAGAAG tttggtgATCTGGATCTGAGCAATGCCGAGTTCTATCAGCAGGAGGAGCGTCTGAGGCAGCTGCGCAACAGTTACGAGGAGCAGTGTCGG GAGCTGAAGGATCGTATAGACGAGTTGCAAGCACAGCTGGATGAGTTTCGTACTCTAGGTCATCCCCCACAGACCTCCATCATGCCCTCTTTGTCTGATGAGCTGGACAACGAGCCCCCTGGCATGGAGTTGGAtcaag GACTGGGGTCTGAGGAAGGGCAGCAGTTTAACTTGAGTCTGGAGGCAGAGATGTTGCTGGAACAGCTAAAGGAGCAGCACGTTAGAGAGATGGAAAACATTTGTGCACAGCTAAATTCCACG GTGAATGAATGTGAGCACAAACTGACTGAACAAAAAACTACACATGCAGAGAAGTGGAGTCTGCTCTCCTTACAGCATGAACAAGAAGTAAAGACTATGAGGCAGAAAGTAAATGAAGCAGTGACCCGAGCTGAAGATCTGCAGGAGCAGTTAGATCAGGAGAAGAGTAACATCGAGGCTCACCACAGTGCGGAGCGTGCTGAGCTACAGGCACTCTACCAACAGCAGGTCAGCTCAATCAGCCAGGAGGCAAAGGTAGCAATGGACCGGGCACTACAGCTGGAAGATCAGCTAAGGCTACTTGAAGAACAAGTGAGCGAGGTGGAGGAGAGCAGGGCGAGGGAGCGGGATGAGTTAAACAGGGCTCATGCTGAGAAGCTAAGCCGGTTGGAGCTACATTACCAGGAGATCTTGGAGAGCAGTCTGCAGACGGAAAGAGAAAGGCTGCAGGCCGAGTGGCAGGAGGCAGAAGAGAGACTCAAGGATGAGAGGGGAAAAGAAAAGAAGCATCTAGAGCAAATCCATGAGGAGGTGCTGAGGGTTCAGCTTAAGGAGGTAGAGCAAAGAGCCGAGCAGGAGCGTATAAAGCTAGAGAACAGGCTTAGGCAAGATTGGGAGATGGAGAAACAGAATCTGGTGGAGGAAAATAAGAAAGCTGTGCAGGTAGCGCTTGACGAAGAGTTGGCACACATGCAGAAGGAGCAGGAGGCGGTGGACAGGAGGCTCAGAGAGCAGTGGCTGCAGGAGCGTTCTCTCTTAGAAGCACAACACAGAACTGAGCTGAATCGATTACAGGAGGAGGAGAAGCAGGAACGTAGGAAGATTGAGGAGTTAGAAATAGCACGAGGTCAGTTACAGGAGCAGCATGAACAGGAGATACAAGCCAGGTTAGAGGGGCAGAGAGCAACGCTGCAGGCTGAAATAGAGACGCAGAAAAGACTGCAGGAGGCTCTGAGGAAAAAGCAGGGCCAGATCAATGCCGCACATAGGGAGGCTCTGCATGAGCTGAGCGCCAAGCAtcaagaggagagagagagactcagCTGCATGCTGGAGAAACTACGGACAGACATCTCAGAGGAGAG GAGGGAAGCTGGACGTCTCACAGAGGAAAACCTCGTTCTGAGACAAAAGATCTCAGGTCTGATGGAAGAAGAACAGAGAGAGAACCAACAGGAGCTGCT ACTCCAGGTAGAGCAACTCCAGAAGAAAAAGAATGCTGCTCAAAAGATGGCTGATGGATATAAGAGACAG ATTTCAGAGCTGCGTCGACGTGGGAAGCAGTTGGAGGAGGATTACAATGCTTTATCAGAGCAGAACGCTAAACATGCACAGAGTGTTGACACGCTTCAACATACACTTGATGAAGTGATGCAGCAACGTGGCGCTGGTCAG CTGGACACCGACGAAGACTTTGTGGGGTCAGCTAGCAGAACGAAGAAGCTAGAGGAAGAAAAGAAGCTTTTGAGAGCGGAACTCAACCGCTGTGTGGAAAAG ATGGCTCAGCTTCGTTCAGCAGAAACTCAGCTGGCTCAACTCTTGCAGGAGAGACAAACAGCAGATAAACATAACCAAGCGTTACGTACACAGTTAATCAAAGCACAGGACAAG GTCCAAGCTTTGGATTCCACACTGCAGGGGCTGACTCAGCAGAACGCTCGTTTCAAATCAGACCTGCGGATCACAAGTCAGGAGCGAGATGCTCTCAAACAGGAGGTGATCTCGCTGCACAAGCGGCTGCAGAATGTTAATGAGAAG TGTCGGTTGGTGGAGAAGTCCGTGTCTGGTGTTGCAGGATTGCAGCGAGGGAAGCGTGTGTGGGCCGAGCTGTCTGGGCTCATGGAGGCGGAGGTGACTTTGCTGCGTGAAGAGAATCAGCGACTGCAGAGAGAGATCGACAGTGCCAGGCTAGAGCTCAGTTCTGCACGGGAAAAG gcTCGTCAGTTGGAGTCGCTGGTCTTGAGTATGAAACAGCAGAAGCAGCAGAATCAAATAAGTCTGGCTAAAGCAGCAGAGCAGGAGAGATCTGCTCTAAAACGTGAAATAGATGCGTTACAAACACAACTACACAGCAAG cTGTGTAACAGCAGTGAGGAACAGCAAGAAATTGAAAATCTTCAGGAGCAGAATGAAAGGCTGAGAAACAAACAGACAGTGTTGGAGGCTCAGCTGATGGAG gctcAGCTTATTGCGATGCTGCCACCATCACCAATTCGATTGTCAGGGGAACTGAGAGGACAGCTCCACGCAGATGAGATGAATCCAGACATAAATGCGCAG GAGGAGCGAGAACTGGCACTGCTGAAGATGGAACAGAGGATGAAGGAAGTGGAGTTCACACTCCGAAATGTCAAGCTGTTGTTGCAGGAGAAGGTTTCCCAGCTAAAGGATCAG CTGAAGAAGAATAATAAAGCAGACGTGTTAATAAAGGATCTGTACATGGAGAATTCTCAGCTCTTAAAGGCTCTGGAAGTAAGTGAGCAGAGACAGAAGGTGGCGGAGAAGAAGAACTACCTCCTGGAGGAGAAAATCTTCAGCCTCAACAAGATCGTCCGCGAGCTCCGTCCCTCGCCACTAACTCCTGTACCCTACCATCTGACCCGCTCCTATTCATTCACTCCTTCCACATAG
- the nin gene encoding ninein isoform X2 produces MDGEGDQTNECEERLREVFRSFDGTGAGSLSPEELVELCSALQLTDTAIDSLQNALFNTPDQLDARVEFEQFRNALIAVFSQPEETLANEEKPQQPDSPEVQPRFVKGTKRYGRRTTPEFSNSFTEVSPTLTLEIEEEEATRSNDRNFSIEEEHWNDEVSSPEEYEAEGQLHLWNPDEPGTPRGSTAPLSDLEERLQSACLQLSLPLHDTATSQQLRTLCQHLGLEVGEDAFQSAGEMSVQEFVTCIQNNNKPPTPSASTPYRQLKRHHSMQPFDEMGRRISSVMSSTIGLRLFSELDDGTGHTAVELLLDTWLEEGVENRSQILKALDFSLDGKVNLNELTAALENELMVTKNSIHQAALASFKAEIRYLLERVDLELGEKEKIRSDLEKVEKLKSQMASEVDEHHSTIERLNHLNLRKLEQEHKERVVALRTEHSKELELVQQHANQKREELEQEINRIKEEETFLRDRLTLTIKENGRLEAELLDGKERLVEAEAQMIKLQRNLDSVLREKFGDLDLSNAEFYQQEERLRQLRNSYEEQCRELKDRIDELQAQLDEFRTLGHPPQTSIMPSLSDELDNEPPGMELDQGLGSEEGQQFNLSLEAEMLLEQLKEQHVREMENICAQLNSTVNECEHKLTEQKTTHAEKWSLLSLQHEQEVKTMRQKVNEAVTRAEDLQEQLDQEKSNIEAHHSAERAELQALYQQQVSSISQEAKVAMDRALQLEDQLRLLEEQVSEVEESRARERDELNRAHAEKLSRLELHYQEILESSLQTERERLQAEWQEAEERLKDERGKEKKHLEQIHEEVLRVQLKEVEQRAEQERIKLENRLRQDWEMEKQNLVEENKKAVQVALDEELAHMQKEQEAVDRRLREQWLQERSLLEAQHRTELNRLQEEEKQERRKIEELEIARGQLQEQHEQEIQARLEGQRATLQAEIETQKRLQEALRKKQGQINAAHREALHELSAKHQEERERLSCMLEKLRTDISEERREAGRLTEENLVLRQKISGLMEEEQRENQQELLLQVEQLQKKKNAAQKMADGYKRQISELRRRGKQLEEDYNALSEQNAKHAQSVDTLQHTLDEVMQQRGAGQLDTDEDFVGSASRTKKLEEEKKLLRAELNRCVEKMAQLRSAETQLAQLLQERQTADKHNQALRTQLIKAQDKVQALDSTLQGLTQQNARFKSDLRITSQERDALKQEVISLHKRLQNVNEKCRLVEKSVSGVAGLQRGKRVWAELSGLMEAEVTLLREENQRLQREIDSARLELSSAREKARQLESLVLSMKQQKQQNQISLAKAAEQERSALKREIDALQTQLHSKLCNSSEEQQEIENLQEQNERLRNKQTVLEAQLMEAQLIAMLPPSPIRLSGELRGQLHADEMNPDINAQVIPEQRPHHMDSHWRSGGL; encoded by the exons ATGGATGGAGAGGGTGATCAGACGAATGAGTGTGAGGAGCGTTTAAGGGAAGTGTTTAGGAGTTTTGATGGGACCGGAGCCGGTTCTCTAAGCCCAGAGGAGCTAGTTGAGCTCTGCAGTGCCCTACAGCTAACGGACACAGCGATAGACTCACTTCAGAATGCACTGTTTAATACACCTGACCAACTAGATGCACGG GTTGAATTTGAGCAATTTAGGAACGCTTTGATTGCAGTGTTCTCCCAACCTGAAGAGACGCTAGCGAATGAGGAAAAACCTCAACAACCAG ACTCCCCGGAAGTGCAGCCACGTTTCGTGAAGGGGACGAAGCGTTATGGTCGTCGTACCACACCGGAGTTCTCGAACTCCTTCACAGAAGTTTCTCCCACGCTGACTTTGGAAATAGAGGAGGAAGAAGCTACAAGAAGCAATGATAGGAACTTTTCCATCGAGGAGGAG CACTGGAATGATGAGGTCAGCAGTCCTGAGGAGTACGAGGCCGAGG GTCAGCTGCACCTGTGGAATCCCGATGAACCCGGTACACCACGTGGCAGCACTGCGCCCCTCAGTGACCTGGAGGAGAGACTGCAGAGTGCCTGCCTGCAGCTCTCACTGCCACTGCACGACACAGCTACTTCACAACAATTACGCACCCTGTGTCAGCACCTCGGCCTGGAG GTAGGAGAAGATGCCTTCCAGTCTGCAGGTGAGATGAGCGTCCAGGAGTTTGTGACCTGCATCCAAAACAACAACAAGCCACCTACACCCTCTGCATCCACCCCCTACAGACAACTGAAAAGGCATCACTCTATGCag CCGTTTGATGAGATGGGTCGCAGGATCTCATCTGTGATGAGCAGTACAATCGGACTACGTCTGTTCTCTGAACTGGATGATGGAACAGGACACACAGCTGTAGAGCTGCTTCTGGATACCTGGCTGGAGGAGGGAGTAGAGAACCGATCCCAGATCCTAAAG gCTCTAGATTTCAGTCTTGATGGGAAGGTGAATCTAAACGAACTGACTGCAGCTTTGGAAAACGAGCTGATGGTCACAAAGAACTCCATCCATCAAGCAGCACTGGCTAGCTTTAAAGCCGAGATCAGATATCTCCT TGAGCGTGTGGATCTGGAGCTCGGGGAGAAAGAGAAAATCCGCTCTGATCTGGAGAAAGTTGAGAAGCTCAAAAGCCAGATGGCCTCAGAGGTGGATGAACATCACTCCACCATCGAACGCCTCAACCATCTTAACCTGCG GAAGTTGGAGCAGGAACATAAGGAACGTGTGGTTGCTCTGAGGACTGAGCATAGCAAAGAGCTGGAGCTTGTGCAACAACATGCTAATCAAAAGAGAGAGGAGCTAGAACAGGAAATCAATAGGATCAAAGAGGAAGAGACCTTCCTCAGAGATCGTCTTACTCTCACCATTAAA GAGAATGGACGTCTGGAAGCAGAGCTGCTGGACGGTAAAGAACGGTTGGTGGAAGCAGAGGCCCAGATGATTAAACTGCAGAGAAACCTGGACAGTGTGCTTCGGGAGAAG tttggtgATCTGGATCTGAGCAATGCCGAGTTCTATCAGCAGGAGGAGCGTCTGAGGCAGCTGCGCAACAGTTACGAGGAGCAGTGTCGG GAGCTGAAGGATCGTATAGACGAGTTGCAAGCACAGCTGGATGAGTTTCGTACTCTAGGTCATCCCCCACAGACCTCCATCATGCCCTCTTTGTCTGATGAGCTGGACAACGAGCCCCCTGGCATGGAGTTGGAtcaag GACTGGGGTCTGAGGAAGGGCAGCAGTTTAACTTGAGTCTGGAGGCAGAGATGTTGCTGGAACAGCTAAAGGAGCAGCACGTTAGAGAGATGGAAAACATTTGTGCACAGCTAAATTCCACG GTGAATGAATGTGAGCACAAACTGACTGAACAAAAAACTACACATGCAGAGAAGTGGAGTCTGCTCTCCTTACAGCATGAACAAGAAGTAAAGACTATGAGGCAGAAAGTAAATGAAGCAGTGACCCGAGCTGAAGATCTGCAGGAGCAGTTAGATCAGGAGAAGAGTAACATCGAGGCTCACCACAGTGCGGAGCGTGCTGAGCTACAGGCACTCTACCAACAGCAGGTCAGCTCAATCAGCCAGGAGGCAAAGGTAGCAATGGACCGGGCACTACAGCTGGAAGATCAGCTAAGGCTACTTGAAGAACAAGTGAGCGAGGTGGAGGAGAGCAGGGCGAGGGAGCGGGATGAGTTAAACAGGGCTCATGCTGAGAAGCTAAGCCGGTTGGAGCTACATTACCAGGAGATCTTGGAGAGCAGTCTGCAGACGGAAAGAGAAAGGCTGCAGGCCGAGTGGCAGGAGGCAGAAGAGAGACTCAAGGATGAGAGGGGAAAAGAAAAGAAGCATCTAGAGCAAATCCATGAGGAGGTGCTGAGGGTTCAGCTTAAGGAGGTAGAGCAAAGAGCCGAGCAGGAGCGTATAAAGCTAGAGAACAGGCTTAGGCAAGATTGGGAGATGGAGAAACAGAATCTGGTGGAGGAAAATAAGAAAGCTGTGCAGGTAGCGCTTGACGAAGAGTTGGCACACATGCAGAAGGAGCAGGAGGCGGTGGACAGGAGGCTCAGAGAGCAGTGGCTGCAGGAGCGTTCTCTCTTAGAAGCACAACACAGAACTGAGCTGAATCGATTACAGGAGGAGGAGAAGCAGGAACGTAGGAAGATTGAGGAGTTAGAAATAGCACGAGGTCAGTTACAGGAGCAGCATGAACAGGAGATACAAGCCAGGTTAGAGGGGCAGAGAGCAACGCTGCAGGCTGAAATAGAGACGCAGAAAAGACTGCAGGAGGCTCTGAGGAAAAAGCAGGGCCAGATCAATGCCGCACATAGGGAGGCTCTGCATGAGCTGAGCGCCAAGCAtcaagaggagagagagagactcagCTGCATGCTGGAGAAACTACGGACAGACATCTCAGAGGAGAG GAGGGAAGCTGGACGTCTCACAGAGGAAAACCTCGTTCTGAGACAAAAGATCTCAGGTCTGATGGAAGAAGAACAGAGAGAGAACCAACAGGAGCTGCT ACTCCAGGTAGAGCAACTCCAGAAGAAAAAGAATGCTGCTCAAAAGATGGCTGATGGATATAAGAGACAG ATTTCAGAGCTGCGTCGACGTGGGAAGCAGTTGGAGGAGGATTACAATGCTTTATCAGAGCAGAACGCTAAACATGCACAGAGTGTTGACACGCTTCAACATACACTTGATGAAGTGATGCAGCAACGTGGCGCTGGTCAG CTGGACACCGACGAAGACTTTGTGGGGTCAGCTAGCAGAACGAAGAAGCTAGAGGAAGAAAAGAAGCTTTTGAGAGCGGAACTCAACCGCTGTGTGGAAAAG ATGGCTCAGCTTCGTTCAGCAGAAACTCAGCTGGCTCAACTCTTGCAGGAGAGACAAACAGCAGATAAACATAACCAAGCGTTACGTACACAGTTAATCAAAGCACAGGACAAG GTCCAAGCTTTGGATTCCACACTGCAGGGGCTGACTCAGCAGAACGCTCGTTTCAAATCAGACCTGCGGATCACAAGTCAGGAGCGAGATGCTCTCAAACAGGAGGTGATCTCGCTGCACAAGCGGCTGCAGAATGTTAATGAGAAG TGTCGGTTGGTGGAGAAGTCCGTGTCTGGTGTTGCAGGATTGCAGCGAGGGAAGCGTGTGTGGGCCGAGCTGTCTGGGCTCATGGAGGCGGAGGTGACTTTGCTGCGTGAAGAGAATCAGCGACTGCAGAGAGAGATCGACAGTGCCAGGCTAGAGCTCAGTTCTGCACGGGAAAAG gcTCGTCAGTTGGAGTCGCTGGTCTTGAGTATGAAACAGCAGAAGCAGCAGAATCAAATAAGTCTGGCTAAAGCAGCAGAGCAGGAGAGATCTGCTCTAAAACGTGAAATAGATGCGTTACAAACACAACTACACAGCAAG cTGTGTAACAGCAGTGAGGAACAGCAAGAAATTGAAAATCTTCAGGAGCAGAATGAAAGGCTGAGAAACAAACAGACAGTGTTGGAGGCTCAGCTGATGGAG gctcAGCTTATTGCGATGCTGCCACCATCACCAATTCGATTGTCAGGGGAACTGAGAGGACAGCTCCACGCAGATGAGATGAATCCAGACATAAATGCGCAG GTGATTCCAGAGCAGCGTCCTCATCACATGGACAGTCACTGGAGAAGTGGCGGCTTATGA